The proteins below are encoded in one region of Plutella xylostella chromosome 13, ilPluXylo3.1, whole genome shotgun sequence:
- the LOC105387572 gene encoding protein transport protein Sec61 subunit gamma, whose translation MDQIVKFVEPGKQFAKDSIRLVRRCTKPDRKEFQKIAIATAIGFCIMGFIGFFVKLIHIPINNIIVGS comes from the exons ATGGATCAAATCGTGAAATTTGTGGAGCCTGGCAAGCAGTTCGCCAAGGATTCCATCAGATTAGTGAGAAGATGCACCAAGCCCGACAGGAAAG AGTTCCAGAAGATTGCGATCGCGACGGCCATCGGCTTCTGCATCATGGGCTTCATTGGCTTCTTCGTGAAGCTCATCCACATCCCCATCAACAACATCATCGTAGGCTCATAG